Proteins encoded in a region of the Pseudomonas sp. PDNC002 genome:
- a CDS encoding murein L,D-transpeptidase catalytic domain family protein, with protein sequence MLTFLKFRGIFRISLASAALFAIGSWQVASAARLPTAEELHRLAPAANTETLRLALSALQCASTQLGGQNQLLTVIDYSKPSRDKRLWVFDLKQRKLLFEEWVAHGKKSGDDMATSFSNRPESNQSSIGLYQTGQTYSGKHGRSLRLVGLEPGFNDNSEERAIVMHAAAYADPKVVSGLGRLGRSLGCPAVRPQVAQKLIDTVKNGSYVFAYYPQQQYLKTSQFLAGQSCTVAKNPQINRYATNLAKR encoded by the coding sequence ATGCTGACTTTTTTGAAGTTTCGGGGGATCTTCCGGATTTCGCTCGCCAGTGCCGCGCTCTTCGCGATCGGTAGCTGGCAGGTTGCGTCCGCCGCCCGCCTGCCCACGGCCGAGGAACTGCACCGCCTCGCGCCCGCCGCCAATACCGAGACGCTGCGCCTGGCACTCAGCGCACTGCAATGCGCCAGTACCCAACTGGGTGGCCAGAACCAGCTGCTGACAGTGATCGACTACTCCAAGCCATCGCGCGATAAACGCCTCTGGGTCTTCGACCTGAAGCAGCGCAAGTTGCTCTTCGAGGAATGGGTCGCCCATGGCAAGAAGAGTGGCGACGACATGGCCACTTCGTTCTCCAACCGCCCGGAGAGCAACCAGTCTTCCATCGGCCTCTACCAGACCGGCCAGACCTACAGTGGCAAGCACGGCCGTTCCCTGCGCCTGGTGGGCCTCGAGCCGGGCTTCAACGACAACAGCGAAGAGCGCGCCATCGTCATGCACGCGGCCGCCTACGCCGATCCCAAGGTCGTCTCCGGCCTGGGCCGTCTTGGTCGCAGCCTGGGCTGTCCCGCGGTACGTCCGCAGGTGGCGCAGAAGCTTATCGACACGGTGAAGAACGGCAGCTACGTATTCGCCTACTACCCGCAGCAGCAATACCTGAAGACCTCCCAGTTCCTCGCCGGACAGAGCTGCACCGTGGCGAAAAACCCGCAGATCAACCGCTACGCCACCAACCTCGCCAAGCGCTGA
- a CDS encoding L,D-transpeptidase, translating into MKRLSVALLIALSASIAVANPSKPSPLSDLQAALKTLKPGQFLWYPEISPAGPVTLVVSLTEQRAYVYRNGIAIGVATVSTGKKGKETPTGVFSILQKKVEYHSDLYNSAPMPYMQRLTWDGIALHAGNLPGYPASHGCIRLPMAFAKKLYEVTGFTSTTVIISDAKSSPVEVYHPGLLAPIVSDGRPAGPHDDSGMVVPFWSDPGAEKGPVSVLVSRADRRLYVYRGGLQIGTAPVAFEHPEERTGVAAFSLMEKPSQAEIDSENPNLRWTSVQVSDPQRGLTPAEQLGKFSLDREFLRNLLASMDVGSTLVITDLPSTRDMRSNPDFTVITTNDRQAEQKPVKNQPVN; encoded by the coding sequence ATGAAGAGACTGTCGGTTGCCCTGTTGATCGCCCTGAGCGCCAGCATCGCCGTCGCGAATCCGAGCAAGCCCTCGCCGCTATCGGACCTGCAAGCCGCGCTGAAGACGCTCAAGCCGGGGCAATTCCTCTGGTACCCGGAAATCTCCCCCGCCGGTCCGGTCACCCTGGTCGTCAGCCTGACCGAGCAGCGCGCCTACGTGTACCGCAACGGCATCGCCATCGGCGTGGCCACGGTCAGCACCGGCAAGAAGGGCAAGGAAACCCCCACCGGCGTGTTCTCCATCCTGCAGAAGAAAGTCGAGTATCACTCCGACCTCTACAACAGCGCGCCCATGCCCTACATGCAGCGCCTGACCTGGGACGGCATCGCCCTGCATGCCGGCAACCTGCCCGGATATCCCGCCTCCCACGGCTGCATCCGCCTGCCCATGGCCTTCGCCAAGAAGCTCTACGAGGTCACCGGCTTCACCTCCACCACGGTGATCATCTCCGACGCCAAGAGCTCGCCGGTCGAGGTCTACCATCCCGGATTGCTAGCCCCCATCGTCAGTGACGGACGCCCCGCCGGCCCGCATGACGACAGCGGAATGGTAGTGCCGTTCTGGAGCGACCCGGGCGCGGAGAAAGGCCCGGTGTCCGTCCTCGTCAGCCGTGCCGACCGCCGCCTCTATGTGTATCGCGGCGGCCTGCAGATCGGCACCGCGCCGGTCGCCTTCGAACACCCGGAAGAGAGGACCGGCGTGGCGGCCTTCTCCCTGATGGAAAAGCCCTCCCAGGCCGAAATCGACAGCGAGAACCCCAACCTGCGCTGGACCAGCGTGCAGGTCAGCGATCCGCAGCGCGGCCTGACGCCCGCCGAGCAATTGGGCAAATTCAGCCTCGACCGCGAATTCCTGCGCAACCTGCTGGCCAGCATGGACGTGGGTAGCACCCTGGTGATCACCGACCTGCCCTCCACACGCGACATGCGCAGCAATCCGGACTTCACCGTGATCACCACCAACGACCGGCAAGCGGAACAGAAGCCGGTCAAGAACCAGCCGGTGAATTGA
- a CDS encoding 16S rRNA pseudouridine(516) synthase has translation MRLDRFIANLPQFNRQQARQLLAEGRLRVDGQVIRDGTHEVREFSRVELDDMLLQAGKPARYFMLHKPTGCVSATRDAEHRTVLDLLDEPDKHELHIGGRLDYNTTGLLLITNDGLWSRRMTLPGRKLPKVYYVETEDPIEERYIETFDRGLYFAFEDLTTLPAQLEILDTRAARLTLHEGRYHQVKRMFGHFQNKVTRLHRESMGGLVLDPALQPGEYRSLTAQEVADLDR, from the coding sequence ATGCGCCTGGATCGTTTCATCGCCAACCTGCCGCAATTCAACCGCCAGCAAGCTCGCCAACTGCTCGCCGAAGGCCGCCTGCGCGTCGATGGCCAAGTCATTCGCGACGGCACCCACGAGGTGCGCGAGTTCAGCCGTGTGGAACTCGACGATATGCTGCTGCAGGCCGGCAAACCGGCGCGCTACTTCATGCTGCACAAGCCGACCGGTTGCGTCAGCGCTACCCGCGACGCCGAGCACCGCACCGTGCTCGACCTGCTGGACGAGCCGGACAAGCACGAGCTGCACATCGGCGGTCGCCTGGACTACAACACCACCGGGCTACTGCTGATCACCAACGATGGCCTGTGGTCGCGGCGCATGACGCTGCCGGGGCGCAAGCTGCCCAAGGTCTACTACGTCGAGACCGAAGACCCGATCGAGGAGCGCTACATCGAGACCTTCGACCGAGGCCTCTACTTCGCCTTCGAAGACCTCACCACCCTGCCCGCCCAGCTGGAAATCCTCGACACTCGCGCCGCACGCCTGACCCTGCACGAAGGTCGCTACCACCAGGTCAAACGCATGTTCGGCCACTTCCAGAACAAGGTGACGCGCCTGCACCGCGAGAGCATGGGCGGCCTGGTACTCGACCCCGCGTTGCAACCCGGCGAGTACCGCTCGCTGACCGCGCAGGAAGTCGCAGACCTGGACCGGTAG
- a CDS encoding cysteine-rich CWC family protein encodes MSEDILDPTRCPLCGQSNRCSQADPALEGTPCWCFQTRIDRNALERIPPELVNRACLCPCCAAGLEPTGTSAQGASPTIQDADENA; translated from the coding sequence ATGAGCGAAGACATCCTCGATCCCACCCGCTGCCCGCTCTGCGGCCAGTCCAACCGCTGTTCCCAGGCCGACCCGGCGCTGGAGGGCACGCCGTGCTGGTGCTTCCAGACCCGCATCGATCGCAATGCCCTGGAGCGCATCCCGCCCGAACTGGTCAATCGCGCCTGCCTGTGTCCGTGCTGCGCCGCCGGGCTCGAGCCGACGGGCACTTCCGCCCAGGGAGCTTCACCGACAATCCAGGACGCCGACGAGAACGCCTGA
- a CDS encoding DUF4824 family protein, protein MNWTRTHALLGGVGLIVLVNAVALGGVAWNRSAEPDSLLRLSQRELSRNSDWYKENSGLSLRLFWRVPSREEDANRHNPGWQPPVTAQAMAELGFAMPEQVDDNSARRFDRQQSRAALLVLELDGPLYQRELQLARKHLEEAQQAAEAAPGNEKLAFELKYSRNALESEEKRATRLLLKDVGADLAVLRNRYPDRQRYLIVHGLVRPVSNFHEHIWTLGGTASANGLDSINVPYTWRERLDAITTQPHRAADERAQPFIAEVAFGRRLEPWIKHIEMP, encoded by the coding sequence ATGAACTGGACCCGCACCCATGCGTTGCTTGGCGGCGTCGGACTGATCGTGCTGGTCAACGCCGTCGCCCTCGGCGGCGTGGCCTGGAACCGCTCCGCCGAGCCGGACAGCTTGCTGCGCCTGAGCCAACGTGAACTCTCGCGCAATAGCGACTGGTACAAGGAGAACAGCGGCCTGAGCCTGCGCCTCTTCTGGCGCGTGCCCAGCCGCGAAGAGGACGCCAACCGGCACAACCCCGGCTGGCAGCCACCGGTCACCGCGCAGGCCATGGCCGAGCTTGGCTTCGCCATGCCGGAGCAGGTGGATGACAACAGCGCCCGGCGTTTCGACCGCCAGCAATCCCGCGCCGCTCTGCTGGTGCTGGAACTGGACGGCCCGCTGTACCAGCGCGAACTGCAACTGGCGCGCAAGCATCTGGAGGAAGCACAGCAGGCCGCCGAAGCCGCGCCGGGCAACGAGAAGCTGGCCTTCGAGCTGAAATACAGCCGCAACGCCCTGGAAAGCGAAGAGAAGCGCGCCACCCGGCTGCTGCTCAAGGATGTGGGGGCGGACCTGGCCGTCCTGCGCAACCGCTACCCGGACCGCCAGCGCTACCTGATCGTGCACGGCCTGGTGCGACCGGTGTCGAACTTCCACGAACACATCTGGACCCTCGGCGGCACCGCCAGCGCCAACGGCCTGGACTCGATCAACGTGCCGTACACCTGGCGCGAACGGCTCGACGCGATCACCACCCAGCCGCACCGTGCAGCGGACGAGCGCGCCCAGCCCTTCATCGCCGAGGTCGCCTTCGGCCGCCGGCTGGAGCCGTGGATCAAGCACATCGAGATGCCCTGA
- a CDS encoding DUF2157 domain-containing protein, which translates to MPDLSHQQAQQRVDDIHAFDRELQRLTDEGALTLDSPQRERLHDHQQRLLADYRARFDIDRDSQDHRLSLGMRIASFLGALALAASLFFLFYQFWGLFGEAAQVIILVAASLLSLLLTLALQRRDASGYFAKLGAMLAFACLVLNVVMLGQIFNITPSDKALLPWAAYALLLAYTCNARLLLAVALICLMGYVAARVGTWSGVYWLDVGERPENFFPAALLIFLVPAIIPQRRFDGFASIYRLFGLLGLFLPMLVLANWGGGSYLPFHPRPVESLYQVLGFVVSALAIWLGARREWPEVVNTGLTFFVIFLYTKFFDWWWEVMPKYLFFLVLGLCAVLILLVLRRLRRAHGLLGGSRP; encoded by the coding sequence ATGCCCGATCTCAGCCACCAGCAGGCGCAGCAGCGTGTGGACGATATCCACGCCTTCGACCGCGAACTGCAACGCCTCACCGACGAGGGTGCGCTTACCCTCGACAGCCCCCAACGCGAACGCCTGCACGACCACCAGCAACGCCTGCTCGCCGACTACCGCGCGCGCTTCGACATCGACCGCGACAGCCAGGACCATCGCCTGTCCCTGGGCATGCGCATCGCCTCCTTCCTCGGCGCGCTGGCCCTGGCCGCCAGCCTGTTCTTTCTCTTCTATCAATTCTGGGGACTGTTCGGCGAAGCCGCCCAGGTCATCATCCTGGTCGCCGCCTCGCTGCTCAGCCTGCTGCTGACCCTCGCCCTGCAGCGGCGCGACGCCTCCGGCTACTTCGCCAAGCTGGGCGCCATGCTCGCCTTCGCCTGCCTGGTGCTGAACGTCGTGATGCTCGGGCAGATCTTCAACATCACGCCCTCGGACAAGGCCCTGCTACCCTGGGCCGCCTATGCGCTGCTGCTGGCCTATACCTGCAACGCGCGGCTGCTGCTGGCCGTCGCGCTGATCTGCCTGATGGGCTACGTCGCCGCGCGGGTCGGCACCTGGAGCGGGGTCTACTGGCTGGACGTCGGCGAACGGCCGGAGAACTTCTTCCCGGCCGCGCTGCTGATCTTCCTCGTCCCCGCCATCATCCCGCAGCGCCGCTTCGACGGCTTCGCCTCGATCTACCGGTTGTTCGGGCTGCTCGGCCTGTTCCTGCCGATGCTGGTGCTGGCCAACTGGGGCGGCGGCAGCTACCTGCCCTTCCATCCGCGCCCGGTGGAAAGCCTCTACCAGGTGCTGGGCTTCGTGGTATCGGCGCTGGCCATCTGGCTCGGCGCGCGTCGCGAATGGCCGGAAGTGGTGAACACCGGGCTGACCTTCTTCGTGATCTTCCTCTACACCAAGTTCTTCGACTGGTGGTGGGAGGTGATGCCCAAGTACCTGTTCTTCCTCGTGCTGGGCTTGTGCGCGGTACTGATCCTGCTGGTACTGCGCCGCCTGCGTCGCGCCCACGGTCTGCTGGGAGGGAGTCGACCATGA
- the atzF gene encoding allophanate hydrolase, whose product MPNTFDLRLTTLRTTYREGRTTARQLIAQLRDKAAALNPDYHLFIHLLTLDELEPYLAALDEKSPDSLPLYGIPFAIKDNIDLAGIPTTAACPAFAYTPESSATLVQQLIDLGAIPLGKTNLDQFATGLNGTRSPYGECRNSVLPDYPSGGSSAGSSLAVALGVASFALGTDTAGSGRVPAALNGLLGLKPSKGLLSNHGLVPACRTLDCITYFTASAAEASELLALTARLDPQDGYSRANPAWNDASAFGAPKPFRFGVPRADQLEFFGCQQGPVLFTDALNQLKALGGEPREIDFAPFLEAARLLYEGPWVAERYSVAGELIERDPQAVLPVIRDVLAKAPGATAVQAFRAQYRLQELKAQCDAILADLDCVLTPTIGRPVTLDELHAEPVKRNSELGYYTNFMNLLDYAAVAVPSAIMDNGLPWGVTLFGRAFTDQYLLGVADALQRQHNLPLAGGNAIAPASSANPARNDRARLVVCGAHLDGLALNWQLRQRGARLLRAIHSAPAYKLYALAGGPPLRPGMLRVAEGGVAIEVEVWELPSAELGSFLTGIPAPLGLGKVQLEDGSWETGFICDAWGLDGAEDISHFGGWRAWLANRS is encoded by the coding sequence TACCTCGCCGCGCTGGACGAAAAGTCGCCGGACAGCCTGCCGCTCTACGGCATCCCCTTCGCCATCAAGGACAACATCGACCTCGCCGGCATCCCCACCACCGCCGCCTGCCCGGCCTTCGCCTACACGCCGGAATCTTCCGCGACTCTGGTGCAACAGTTGATCGACCTGGGCGCCATCCCGCTGGGCAAGACCAACCTCGACCAGTTCGCCACCGGCCTCAACGGCACCCGCTCGCCCTACGGCGAATGCCGCAACAGCGTGCTGCCCGATTACCCGTCGGGTGGCTCCAGCGCCGGCTCCTCTCTCGCCGTGGCACTGGGCGTGGCGAGCTTCGCCCTGGGCACCGACACCGCCGGCTCCGGTCGCGTGCCGGCAGCGCTCAACGGTTTGCTCGGGCTGAAACCGAGCAAGGGGCTGCTGTCCAACCACGGCCTGGTGCCGGCCTGCCGCACACTGGACTGCATCACCTACTTCACCGCCAGTGCCGCCGAGGCCAGTGAACTGCTCGCTCTCACCGCCCGGCTCGATCCGCAGGACGGCTACAGCCGCGCCAATCCAGCCTGGAACGACGCCAGCGCCTTCGGTGCGCCCAAACCGTTCCGCTTCGGTGTCCCCCGTGCCGATCAACTGGAGTTCTTCGGCTGCCAGCAAGGCCCAGTGCTGTTCACCGATGCCCTGAACCAGCTCAAGGCCCTGGGCGGCGAGCCTCGGGAAATCGACTTCGCGCCCTTCCTCGAAGCCGCGCGCCTGCTCTATGAGGGCCCCTGGGTCGCCGAGCGCTACAGCGTGGCGGGCGAGCTGATCGAGCGCGACCCGCAGGCGGTGCTGCCAGTGATCCGCGACGTGCTGGCCAAAGCACCCGGCGCAACTGCCGTGCAGGCGTTCCGCGCGCAATACCGGCTGCAGGAACTCAAGGCCCAGTGCGACGCGATCCTCGCCGACCTTGACTGCGTACTGACGCCCACCATCGGCCGCCCGGTGACGCTGGACGAGCTGCACGCCGAACCGGTGAAGCGCAACTCGGAGCTGGGTTACTACACCAACTTCATGAACCTGCTGGACTACGCCGCCGTGGCGGTACCCAGCGCGATCATGGACAACGGCCTGCCCTGGGGCGTGACCCTGTTCGGCCGCGCCTTCACCGACCAGTACCTGCTCGGCGTGGCCGACGCCCTGCAGCGCCAGCACAACTTGCCGCTCGCCGGGGGCAACGCCATCGCCCCGGCATCCTCCGCCAACCCCGCACGCAACGACCGCGCGCGTCTGGTCGTGTGCGGTGCGCACCTGGACGGCCTGGCGCTGAACTGGCAACTGCGCCAGCGCGGCGCCCGCCTGCTGCGCGCCATCCACAGCGCCCCGGCCTACAAGCTCTACGCCCTGGCCGGCGGCCCGCCGCTGCGCCCCGGCATGCTGCGCGTGGCCGAAGGCGGCGTGGCCATCGAGGTGGAAGTCTGGGAGCTGCCCAGCGCCGAGCTGGGTTCCTTCCTCACCGGCATTCCAGCGCCACTGGGGTTGGGCAAGGTGCAACTGGAGGATGGCAGCTGGGAGACCGGCTTCATCTGCGACGCCTGGGGCCTGGACGGCGCCGAGGACATCAGCCACTTCGGCGGCTGGCGGGCCTGGCTTGCCAATCGCAGCTGA